One Thioclava electrotropha DNA segment encodes these proteins:
- the tyrS gene encoding tyrosine--tRNA ligase, protein MTYHPKSDFMRVMIERGFLADCTDYQGLDEALAKGVVPTYIGYDATAKSLHVGHLLNIMMLRWLQKTGHKPITLMGGGTTKVGDPSFRSDERPLLTPEAIDENIAGMKQVFAKYLDYGDGPTDALMLNNAEWLDGLNYLEFLRDIGRHFSVNRMLSFESVKSRLDREQSLSFLEFNYMILQAYDFLELNRRYGCLLQMGGSDQWGNIVNGIDLTRRVLDHEIYGLTSPLLTTSDGRKMGKSQGGAIWLNSDMLSPYEFWQFWRNTTDADVGRFLKLYTELPVEECERLGALEGSEINAAKVRLANEVTALCHGWDAAHAAEATAREVFEKGGVGDDLPTLTLTVEELGDGISLAQLVVRSGLAKSGKDGKRLIAEGALKVDDETCADPGRMFTAADLETPVKLSAGKKRHALVEVE, encoded by the coding sequence ATGACCTACCATCCGAAATCAGACTTCATGCGCGTGATGATCGAGCGGGGCTTTCTGGCCGACTGCACGGATTATCAGGGGCTGGACGAGGCTTTGGCGAAGGGGGTCGTGCCGACTTATATCGGCTATGATGCGACGGCGAAGTCGTTGCATGTCGGCCACCTGCTGAACATCATGATGCTGCGCTGGCTGCAAAAGACCGGCCACAAGCCGATTACCCTGATGGGCGGCGGCACCACGAAGGTCGGCGACCCGTCGTTCCGCTCCGATGAGCGCCCACTGCTGACGCCCGAAGCGATCGACGAAAACATCGCCGGGATGAAGCAGGTCTTCGCGAAATACCTCGATTACGGCGACGGACCGACCGATGCGCTCATGCTGAACAACGCGGAATGGCTCGACGGGCTGAACTACCTCGAATTTCTACGCGATATCGGGCGGCATTTCTCGGTCAACCGGATGCTGTCCTTCGAGAGCGTGAAATCGCGGCTGGATCGCGAGCAATCGCTGTCCTTCCTCGAATTCAACTACATGATCCTGCAGGCCTATGACTTCCTCGAACTGAACCGCCGCTACGGCTGCCTGCTGCAGATGGGCGGCTCGGACCAGTGGGGCAATATCGTCAACGGGATCGACCTGACGCGCCGTGTGCTCGATCACGAGATCTACGGGCTGACCTCGCCGCTTCTGACCACCTCGGACGGCCGCAAGATGGGCAAGAGCCAGGGCGGCGCGATCTGGCTGAACTCGGACATGCTGAGCCCTTACGAGTTCTGGCAGTTCTGGCGCAACACGACCGACGCCGATGTGGGCCGTTTCCTGAAGCTTTACACCGAGCTTCCGGTCGAAGAATGCGAGCGCCTGGGTGCGCTGGAAGGCTCCGAGATCAACGCGGCGAAGGTGCGTCTGGCCAACGAGGTCACTGCGCTCTGCCACGGCTGGGACGCGGCGCATGCCGCCGAGGCGACCGCGCGCGAAGTCTTCGAGAAAGGTGGCGTGGGCGACGACCTGCCGACGCTCACGCTGACGGTCGAGGAACTCGGCGACGGGATCAGCCTCGCGCAGCTCGTGGTGCGCTCGGGCCTTGCGAAATCGGGTAAGGACGGCAAGCGGCTGATCGCGGAAGGCGCGCTCAAGGTCGACGACGAGACCTGCGCCGATCCGGGCCGCATGTTCACCGCCGCCGATCTGGAGACCCCGGTGAAGCTGAGCGCGGGCAAGAAGCGCCACGCGCTGGTCGAAGTCGAATAA
- a CDS encoding DUF4169 family protein yields the protein MSKVSNLNQFRKQQARVKKREQGSVNAEKFGRSKAEKTLQESRATKERRDLDGHQREHDE from the coding sequence ATGAGCAAGGTCAGCAATCTCAATCAGTTTCGCAAACAGCAGGCCCGCGTGAAGAAACGCGAGCAAGGCTCTGTGAACGCTGAGAAATTCGGGCGCAGCAAGGCAGAGAAGACGCTGCAGGAAAGCCGCGCCACGAAAGAGCGGCGCGATCTCGACGGGCATCAGCGCGAGCACGACGAATGA
- a CDS encoding ribbon-helix-helix domain-containing protein, whose protein sequence is MSRPKKRSLTLGGHRTSVTLEDEFWRAFRDIATEKNLGLNELAAEIDVDRGTETGLATAIRLYVLAYYRARAIS, encoded by the coding sequence ATGAGCCGACCGAAGAAACGCTCTCTGACGCTGGGCGGGCACCGCACCTCGGTCACGCTGGAGGACGAATTCTGGCGCGCCTTCCGCGATATCGCGACCGAAAAAAACCTTGGTCTCAACGAGTTGGCAGCCGAAATTGATGTGGATCGCGGCACCGAGACGGGGCTTGCCACGGCCATACGCCTCTACGTTCTGGCATATTACCGGGCGCGCGCGATCTCGTAA
- a CDS encoding lysophospholipid acyltransferase family protein, whose product MSWIEDEPDPKPLGALDWTRAVLRGLIWGLMLLIGLIVLLLVRLVERPVHGLVRPWTPWITQAVCRMSFPILGISYRVTGRPMTKIGAVVANHGSWLDIFALNACQRVYFVSKAEVAKWPFVGWLARATGTVFIKRDPREAKTQQGLFEDRIRAGHHLLFFPEGTSTDARRVLPFKPTLFQAFYSHGLERVMQIQPVTVVYTPPAGEDVRFYGWWGDMGFGPHLIKVLAQKRQGAVEVVFHTPLSVSDYRSRKELAWAAESAVRRGLPYEIARAR is encoded by the coding sequence GTGAGCTGGATCGAGGACGAGCCCGATCCCAAACCGCTTGGCGCGCTCGATTGGACGCGGGCTGTGTTGCGGGGGCTGATCTGGGGGCTGATGCTGCTGATCGGGCTGATCGTGCTGCTGCTGGTGCGTCTGGTGGAGCGCCCGGTTCACGGGCTGGTGCGCCCCTGGACGCCGTGGATCACGCAGGCGGTCTGCCGGATGAGCTTCCCGATCCTCGGGATCTCCTATCGCGTCACCGGGCGTCCGATGACCAAGATCGGCGCGGTGGTCGCCAATCACGGGTCATGGCTCGATATCTTCGCGCTCAACGCCTGCCAGCGGGTCTATTTCGTCTCCAAGGCCGAGGTCGCCAAATGGCCCTTCGTCGGCTGGCTCGCACGGGCCACCGGCACCGTCTTCATCAAGCGCGACCCGCGCGAGGCCAAGACGCAGCAGGGCCTGTTCGAGGATCGCATCCGCGCGGGCCATCACCTGCTGTTCTTCCCCGAAGGCACCTCGACCGATGCGCGCCGCGTACTACCCTTCAAGCCGACGCTGTTTCAGGCCTTCTACAGCCACGGGCTGGAGCGCGTGATGCAGATCCAGCCGGTCACCGTCGTCTACACGCCCCCCGCGGGCGAGGACGTGCGGTTCTATGGCTGGTGGGGCGATATGGGCTTCGGGCCGCATCTGATAAAAGTGCTGGCCCAAAAGCGGCAAGGCGCGGTCGAGGTGGTGTTCCACACGCCGCTCTCCGTCTCCGATTATCGCTCGCGCAAGGAGCTTGCATGGGCGGCGGAAAGCGCCGTGCGCCGCGGGCTGCCTTACGAGATCGCGCGCGCCCGGTAA